One genomic region from Terriglobus aquaticus encodes:
- a CDS encoding PEP-CTERM sorting domain-containing protein (PEP-CTERM proteins occur, often in large numbers, in the proteomes of bacteria that also encode an exosortase, a predicted intramembrane cysteine proteinase. The presence of a PEP-CTERM domain at a protein's C-terminus predicts cleavage within the sorting domain, followed by covalent anchoring to some some component of the (usually Gram-negative) cell surface. Many PEP-CTERM proteins exhibit an unusual sequence composition that includes large numbers of potential glycosylation sites. Expression of one such protein has been shown restore the ability of a bacterium to form floc, a type of biofilm.), with translation MRLFALAAAVTLSLIPSLASASTIYNYTGQAYSSATTPYTTSEFVTGSFTVDTPLAANLTNGTVTPVSFSFNDGVQTITDQTAFSSSFGDLSTDANGNIIGYYIQIYNLAQGFIKLSNVGGGLSGDTVRLTVATSGSNTVAGAFQPIAASAAATPEPSGFVLLGTSALGLVGLVRRRLV, from the coding sequence ATGCGTCTTTTTGCTCTCGCGGCGGCAGTTACTCTGTCGCTGATTCCGTCGCTCGCCTCGGCGTCGACGATCTACAACTACACCGGTCAGGCTTATTCGTCTGCGACCACGCCCTACACCACTTCGGAGTTCGTGACGGGCAGCTTCACCGTGGACACGCCCCTGGCCGCAAACCTGACGAACGGAACGGTAACGCCGGTATCGTTCAGCTTCAACGATGGCGTGCAGACCATCACCGACCAGACCGCCTTTAGTTCTTCGTTCGGGGATCTATCAACCGATGCCAACGGCAACATCATCGGTTACTACATCCAGATCTATAACCTCGCCCAGGGCTTCATCAAGCTGAGCAACGTGGGTGGCGGCCTGTCCGGCGACACGGTTCGGCTAACGGTCGCAACGTCCGGCAGCAACACGGTCGCCGGTGCGTTCCAACCCATAGCAGCCAGCGCAGCCGCAACACCGGAGCCGTCCGGCTTTGTTCTGCTGGGCACCAGCGCTCTGGGACTTGTGGGTCTCGTCCGACGGCGTTTGGTGTAA
- a CDS encoding S53 family peptidase: MTRSHRFGVAALSMAATLLGSSVFAQTLTAWAPTATQALPLSTLVSATDLGPLPVSTPVTVRLGLAVQNKAALLSLVKAQSDPKSASYGKFLTPAQFATSFGAPAAQVSAVVQYLQSAGFGNIKVEPNNLIVSADGTAAQASAAFNTPLEKISQFGKQVYVNTSAAQVPASLGGIVTAVLGLNTAGQMKPNLALPSTPLPQYAVSYTPKQFQHLYSADYVAPANNATIAIMAEGDMTGVLSDLRLAEASFGLPQVPVEVVQVGLASPDVSGADEWDMDTQYSTGMAGNVSKLYLYATTSLSDSDLALEFSRWATDNKAKAASASLGECEAFPYLDGSMLVDDMIFLEAAAQGQTFFASSGDTGSFCSVGTPNGVPAGAPLVEYPAASPYVVGVGGTTLLANQNGNYNQEITWYAGGGGLSQFEGATFWQKAASPVLAQSNTRSVPDIALDADPYTGASVYVNGAAEGVGGTSLSSPLALGIWARAVSSNPNLGFAPIRLYSLYDGTGVTGAYPYGGFHDITVGSNGLYTALPGFDFTTGLGSVIVDQLTLALSR, from the coding sequence ATGACTCGATCGCATCGTTTCGGTGTAGCCGCATTGTCGATGGCGGCTACTTTGCTGGGCAGTTCTGTTTTTGCGCAAACCCTTACCGCCTGGGCCCCCACGGCAACGCAGGCATTGCCACTCTCCACACTTGTATCCGCAACCGACCTGGGACCCTTGCCGGTTTCCACGCCGGTGACGGTACGTCTTGGCCTCGCCGTTCAGAACAAGGCTGCACTGCTGAGTCTGGTCAAGGCGCAGAGCGATCCGAAGAGCGCCAGCTACGGCAAGTTCCTCACGCCGGCGCAGTTCGCCACCAGTTTCGGTGCACCCGCAGCGCAGGTTTCGGCCGTCGTGCAATACCTGCAGTCGGCCGGCTTCGGCAACATTAAGGTCGAGCCGAACAACCTGATCGTCTCCGCCGACGGTACTGCTGCCCAGGCGTCCGCGGCGTTCAACACACCGCTGGAGAAGATCAGCCAGTTCGGCAAACAGGTCTATGTCAACACGTCTGCAGCGCAGGTCCCTGCTTCGTTGGGCGGCATTGTCACCGCGGTATTGGGCCTGAACACGGCAGGCCAGATGAAGCCGAATCTCGCACTGCCTTCTACCCCTCTGCCGCAGTATGCGGTGTCGTACACGCCCAAGCAGTTTCAGCACCTCTACTCGGCTGACTACGTTGCGCCCGCGAACAACGCGACCATCGCGATCATGGCGGAGGGCGATATGACCGGTGTTCTGTCTGATCTGCGCCTTGCGGAAGCGTCGTTCGGTCTGCCGCAGGTTCCGGTAGAAGTTGTGCAGGTGGGACTCGCTAGCCCCGATGTTTCCGGCGCCGACGAGTGGGACATGGACACGCAGTACTCGACCGGCATGGCTGGCAATGTCAGCAAGTTGTACCTCTACGCAACGACGTCGCTGTCGGACTCGGACCTGGCTCTGGAGTTCTCGCGCTGGGCAACGGACAACAAGGCCAAGGCGGCAAGTGCGTCGCTGGGTGAATGCGAGGCATTCCCGTATCTGGACGGCTCCATGCTGGTCGACGACATGATCTTCCTGGAAGCCGCGGCGCAGGGTCAGACCTTCTTCGCTTCCTCGGGCGACACGGGTTCGTTCTGCTCAGTGGGGACGCCGAATGGTGTGCCGGCCGGCGCTCCGCTGGTGGAGTATCCCGCGGCTAGCCCCTACGTTGTAGGCGTGGGCGGAACCACGTTGCTGGCCAACCAGAATGGCAATTACAACCAGGAGATCACCTGGTACGCGGGTGGCGGTGGCCTGTCGCAGTTTGAAGGCGCAACCTTCTGGCAAAAGGCGGCCAGCCCGGTTCTGGCACAGTCCAACACGCGTTCCGTTCCAGACATTGCGCTCGATGCAGACCCCTACACTGGCGCTTCGGTCTACGTGAACGGCGCTGCCGAAGGCGTGGGCGGAACCAGTCTGTCGTCTCCGTTGGCACTCGGTATCTGGGCGCGTGCCGTGTCCAGCAATCCCAACCTCGGCTTCGCTCCCATCCGCTTGTACAGCCTGTATGACGGAACGGGTGTTACGGGTGCCTATCCCTATGGTGGCTTCCACGACATCACCGTCGGCAGCAACGGCTTGTACACCGCTCTGCCCGGCTTTGATTTCACCACCGGCCTTGGCAGCGTGATCGTCGATCAGCTCACGCTGGCGCTGTCTCGCTAG
- a CDS encoding ribonuclease R family protein: MSGHPYPQTDRELLRRMERGGGRATYKQLVRELGIGGGRERRLLLEQLAKMTARGALVKVDREQWAVPRADDREQGGGSRPGGGNFGAAAFAPGRSGGRRGFAAEMAARVRGRQRASAGHRDDLMAGRLSLHRDGFGFVRPNGAEGQDSDIFIPPHDLNSAMQGDQVLVDAGPPTREGRRAGRVVRVLTRRNPTVVGIFHASGARGRSSDFFEGSDPRSRGAYVVPFDTRVARVVLIPDEHDLPAAAITPHRTLGEEAMKQEHRWDGTAENLTGLAVDVEITQFPTEHSPARGRVIEVLGDPNGFGVDVEIVIRKHHLPHVFPAEVLAEAQEAAQWNVAALLEEQGSGSTEQGTEAAGRRDFRDEPIVTIDGETAKDFDDAVLVRALDDGTFELQVHIADVAEYVADGTALDLEARLRGNSVYFPDRAIPMLPQELSNGECSLRPDEDRLVLSCVAQIDSQGNVLGYEVCEGMIRSARRMTYTKVQKILDGDAELREEYAPFVADFELMLDLAKRLNGKRVRRGSIDFDLPEPVIEFDERGAMRGVVRSERAWANRLIEEFMLCANECVARWVEAQGVPGMYRIHEQPDAKKIVEFEDQAAEFGYTLGVGPLPVQVVKTKGDKREAHRRNERDRDRGRSAHREARGHQVVGAIDVSPKLYQRLTEKIAGKPEERILSYLMLRSLKQAKYSADNEGHFALAAPSYTHFTSPIRRYPDLVVHRVVKTLLREGASPIGEAEETASQSARNLVARERSHGRSYTRNNQEYAPPYAHDEIAAIAQECSETERRAADAERELIELKKLQFMADRVGEEFDAIVLSVTKYGFFVELNDLFVEGLVPIYTLQGDHFTYRETQREIKGGATGFVYRPGMRVRVLLDRIDRENRRLQFAVVDDEAEPSVKPDQPANRSSEAPAGTKKFVSKKGKASAKQVGAAARDTGASARRPGGKSSKSALPSWVPEEIAHPRKKSNKQRSAEAKQKKRKKR; the protein is encoded by the coding sequence ATGTCTGGTCACCCGTATCCGCAGACTGATCGCGAACTGCTCCGCCGCATGGAGCGCGGTGGCGGCCGCGCTACCTACAAGCAGCTCGTGCGCGAGCTTGGCATCGGCGGCGGCCGCGAGCGCCGGCTGCTGCTGGAACAGCTCGCCAAGATGACCGCGCGTGGCGCCCTGGTGAAGGTGGACCGCGAACAGTGGGCTGTGCCGCGGGCAGACGACAGGGAACAGGGCGGAGGCAGCAGGCCAGGTGGCGGCAACTTCGGCGCGGCTGCGTTTGCGCCGGGCCGCTCCGGCGGGCGTCGCGGCTTTGCGGCAGAGATGGCGGCGCGCGTGCGCGGCCGGCAGCGGGCTTCGGCTGGCCACCGCGACGACCTGATGGCGGGCCGACTCTCGCTCCATCGCGACGGCTTCGGCTTTGTGCGGCCCAACGGCGCTGAAGGCCAGGACAGCGACATCTTCATCCCGCCGCATGATCTGAACAGTGCCATGCAGGGCGACCAGGTGCTGGTGGATGCCGGACCTCCCACGCGTGAGGGGCGCCGGGCCGGCCGCGTGGTCCGTGTGCTCACGCGCCGCAATCCGACCGTGGTCGGCATCTTCCATGCCTCGGGAGCGCGCGGTCGCTCGTCCGACTTCTTCGAAGGCAGCGATCCACGCTCGCGTGGTGCTTACGTTGTTCCGTTCGACACGCGGGTGGCGCGCGTCGTGCTCATCCCTGACGAACACGATCTGCCCGCCGCTGCCATTACGCCGCACCGCACGCTGGGCGAAGAGGCGATGAAGCAGGAGCATCGCTGGGATGGCACGGCTGAAAATCTGACCGGTCTCGCTGTCGATGTCGAGATCACGCAATTCCCCACCGAGCATTCGCCCGCGCGCGGCCGCGTGATCGAGGTTCTGGGCGATCCCAATGGGTTTGGCGTCGACGTGGAGATCGTCATCCGCAAGCATCACCTGCCCCACGTCTTTCCGGCGGAGGTGCTGGCCGAAGCGCAGGAGGCCGCGCAGTGGAACGTGGCCGCTTTGCTGGAAGAGCAGGGATCTGGCAGCACGGAACAGGGCACAGAGGCCGCAGGCCGACGCGACTTCCGCGACGAGCCGATTGTGACCATCGACGGCGAGACTGCAAAGGACTTCGACGACGCCGTTCTGGTTCGCGCGTTGGACGACGGCACGTTTGAATTGCAGGTACACATCGCCGACGTCGCCGAGTATGTCGCGGATGGCACCGCACTGGATTTGGAAGCGCGCCTGCGCGGCAACAGCGTCTACTTCCCGGATCGCGCAATCCCGATGCTGCCGCAGGAACTGAGCAACGGCGAGTGTTCGCTGCGTCCCGATGAGGACCGGCTGGTGCTCAGTTGCGTCGCCCAGATCGATTCCCAGGGCAACGTGCTCGGCTATGAAGTGTGCGAGGGCATGATCCGTTCGGCTCGCCGCATGACTTACACGAAGGTGCAAAAGATCCTGGACGGCGACGCCGAGCTGCGCGAAGAGTACGCGCCCTTTGTCGCCGACTTCGAGCTGATGCTCGACTTGGCAAAGCGGCTGAACGGCAAGCGCGTTCGCCGGGGCTCTATTGACTTCGATCTGCCGGAGCCGGTGATCGAGTTCGACGAGCGTGGAGCGATGCGGGGCGTCGTGCGCAGCGAGCGCGCATGGGCCAATCGCCTGATCGAAGAGTTCATGCTCTGCGCCAACGAGTGCGTAGCCCGCTGGGTTGAGGCGCAGGGCGTCCCCGGTATGTACCGCATTCACGAGCAGCCCGACGCGAAGAAGATTGTCGAGTTCGAAGATCAGGCGGCGGAGTTCGGCTACACGCTCGGCGTGGGGCCGCTGCCGGTGCAGGTTGTGAAAACCAAGGGCGACAAGCGCGAGGCACATCGCCGCAACGAGCGCGACCGGGATCGCGGCCGCTCGGCGCATCGTGAGGCGCGAGGCCACCAGGTTGTTGGCGCAATCGATGTATCGCCGAAGCTGTACCAGCGGCTGACGGAGAAGATCGCGGGCAAGCCGGAAGAACGCATTCTCAGCTACCTGATGCTTCGATCGCTCAAGCAGGCGAAGTACTCGGCCGACAACGAGGGCCACTTTGCGCTAGCCGCGCCCAGCTACACGCACTTCACCTCGCCCATTCGCCGCTACCCCGATCTTGTGGTGCATCGCGTGGTGAAGACGCTGCTGCGCGAAGGCGCTTCGCCCATCGGTGAGGCCGAGGAGACCGCCTCGCAAAGCGCGCGCAACCTCGTCGCCAGGGAGCGATCGCACGGCCGCTCGTATACCCGCAACAACCAGGAGTACGCACCGCCCTACGCGCACGATGAGATCGCGGCCATCGCTCAGGAGTGCAGCGAAACCGAGCGCCGCGCCGCCGACGCCGAACGCGAACTCATCGAACTTAAGAAGCTGCAGTTCATGGCAGACCGCGTCGGCGAAGAGTTCGACGCCATCGTGCTCAGCGTGACCAAGTACGGCTTCTTCGTGGAGCTCAACGATCTCTTTGTCGAAGGCCTGGTGCCCATCTACACGCTGCAAGGTGACCACTTCACTTATCGCGAGACGCAGCGCGAGATCAAGGGTGGTGCGACCGGTTTTGTCTACCGGCCCGGCATGCGGGTCCGCGTCCTGCTGGACCGCATCGACCGCGAAAACCGCCGCCTGCAGTTCGCGGTCGTAGATGATGAGGCCGAGCCTTCGGTAAAGCCGGATCAGCCCGCGAATAGATCTTCCGAAGCGCCTGCCGGGACCAAGAAGTTCGTATCCAAGAAGGGCAAAGCCTCTGCGAAACAGGTCGGCGCGGCTGCGCGCGATACGGG